The genomic segment ACGCGCTGACCAGTTGCCCCACAGAGACTCCCGACGTGAGCTATGTagtgcttcccatgggcaggcaggggctcagccatTCCCTGCCCCCTGCAGACCAACCACCTGCAATACAGTGCTGGGCACCAGATGAACTCCTCCTGGAGCCTTGCACAAGCACTCTGACCTCAAAGAGCACAGAGGTGCCTCGGGGAGGTCCTCCCCTCACCAAGATGAGCTTCCTCAACTGGTGTTTTTGGGGTTACATGAATGGTGACTGGAGAAACCGGGTCATCCCTTGAGGATGGAAAGCCCTGAGAGCTTCTTAGCTTCTCAGTTAGTTGTTACGATATCGTAAGTCGGCAAAtataagaaccctctaaaactccaactgtagttttagaaagcaggtgTTCTTTACTGCGACGCCAGACACGCAGGGGATCGTTCGACCTAGTGTGCGCGCTGAGTTCCTCTACTACAGGGGTTATATGCAATCAAAACATACATATTCACTGAATTTCTAGGAAATAATTACCATATTCGTACTACTGTTGGAACTGATTAATATACGCAAATGTCCTTAATGCATGCGCATTCATGTTCACTGGTGGtcttccagggtcctctggTGGTCGTCGACagtcttcctcactgtgtctgcTGGTTGAACGCAGTCTCTGGGCATGCTCAGTTCGtttttggcttggttacacAACCCTTACTGATAGTAAACAAGCTTATTCTAGTACCtttcccttatttattctactcaAGGATATAGTGTCTCCAGACTCCCTCCTATCTAATCAGATATAGCAAGTTCTAAGACTATCTTGTTCATAAAAtattccaagtatttcaaaaccTAGCTATGTTGCTCCAGTTAGAGGAGGCCGTATGTCCTTCTGAAGCCAGTATCAGGCATCACACTCCCCACACTTGGATGGGCCTCAGGAAGCCTTTCGCTGCTCTAGAGGCTGGTTCATTTTCCAGTATCTGCAGTTCAGGAACTTGGCACCAGAGGGCTCATTAACATCCAAAATGCCACTACAAGCCAAGCCGCCCTCCATAATTCCCCCTAATTCTTCAAGTCTTGTGCGGCTGATCTGAGAGATTCCGGGAGTGTAGCCAAAATGAGAAGATTTCACTCATAAATTACAATAAAccaggatttcttctttcccatttttctttagttttcagCTTACACAACAAGTGATATCAGCCACCCCCGATTCCTATTGATCCAGAGTGTCTCCTGACAAACCCCAAACGCCGAGAAAATGTATGATCCTTTCTGTATGACACTGTGTGGGCAaactctgccccctccccccccgcccccatacCCTCTGCCATGTCTGTCATCAGCCACCTGGGACTGGCATCATGCTTTCTCAAATCTAAGCTTTTTCCACTAAAGTCTGCAGCTGAATGATTCAGCTCACCTGCATCGTTCCCACCTGTTCTGGTTGGAAAACCAGCTGTGCATAGTCACAGAAGGATGTTTCTTACctgccaagggaaaaaaaaaaaaaaaaagaaagaaaggaaaagaaagggatagttcaataaaaaataaaacacattccTCAGCTGCATCTGAAGCCCAAGTTGCCTCCACTGAAGTCCGCTTTCCACAATGGGCAACCTTAGTGGAAAACCTTCAGCGAGATACATAGGGAAGGAGAGGTATGAGCATAATTAAGGATTTGGCTAAAGGGACCATcaggcaggctgcagaaagCTGAGACGGGGTCAGTTTAAGCAGGACGTGTGGAAAGATGTGAAAGAGTAGCGAGAGTCAGTGCAGAGGAAAGTCAATATTTCTTCTCCTGAGTGCGGTACACAGGGTGGAAATTTCCCTGCTGGCATCGTGGCATCATGTCACCCACATTAACTGTGGTGATTTACATGTATGGGGCTTTATTGATCAAAGACCCCATCCATGGGCGAGTGACCTGAGACACCACAGCTGTGAGCTGCAACTGCTCACACAGAAGTCTTTCCTAAATTGGTGTTTTGCGATCCATGGATGCTGAATGGAGAGACATGGCTATTTCTGGAAGGGGGGATGGAAAACCCTGCTGGGAAacctggctgctgcctggtgcAGGTCCAGGGAATCACCCTTCATGGATGCACATGATGCTCAGGAAGCTGTCCTGAACCCGACACTAACTCCAAGAGCAAGGAGTACTGTGTCCCCAGGGACCCAGCCTTTCCTTTATGCTGTCCTCAGGAAGTTCTCAATCCAGAACACTGGCTTTCCTCGTTGGTCTCTAACAGTGCTTATTTTTTGTTATAGATAGTATCACCTGTCCATCTGGAAGTTGCATTTAGGCAGACCTACTCCTCCTGTGGGACTCATCATGTAGATCTAAGACataatatcatagaatcatagaatggtttgggttggaagggaccttaaagatggGCCATGGCCACGGgtagggacaccttccactagaccaggttgctcaaaggcCCAGCCAACCTGGCCTAGAATGCTTCCGGGGATGAGGCATCCACAagttctctgggcagcctgttccagtaccTCACCATactcatagtgaagaatttcttccttctaacctaaatctaccctctttcaggttaaagccatcaccccttgtcctatcactacacgCCCTTGTAAAAATGTCCCTCCAGCTTTCCTATAGTCCCTCTTCAGATACTGGAcggccgcaataaggtctccccgcagccttctcttccccagggtgaacaaccccaactctcagcctgtcttcacaggaaaggcgctccagccctctgattatCTTggtgaccctcctctggacttgctccaacaggtccatgtcctcctttggttgggggccccagagctggccACAGGattccaggtggggtctcacaagagcgGAGTAGAGGAGGAGAATctcctccctcagcctgctggtcacgcttcttttgatgcagcccaggatacagttggctttctgggctgcaagcacccattgctgggtcatgttgagcttctcatccaccaacacccccaagtccttctcctcagggctgccctcaatccattctccacccagcctgtattcgtgcttgggattgccccaacccatgtgcaggaccttgcacttggccttgttgaacttcatgaggttcccacGGGCCCACCTCTCAGGCCTCTCAAGGTCCccctggatggcatcccttccctccagcgtgCCGACCTCACCACACAGCTTGGAGTTGCCTGCAgccttgctgagggtgcactcagtcccactCTCCATGGCACTGACAAAGATGtcaaacagcactggtcccaacACCGACCCCTGGGGAGCGCCACTCGTCACTGGTGCTGTGCTGTCTCTGCAAGCCCTGGCATCTCACGTAGCTCCGTGGGCCTGGATTTAAACATTACATTGAGTAGATACCCTGAATTCTGTAAGGCAATGAGGGGACGAACGTGAGGCAGCTGCCCATAGAGTGAGTGGAGACCTAGTAAATACAGCtggtggagaaaagaaagagagactgAGCTCCCCCTGTGGCACACGGCTCCAGCTGCTCACATGAATACCTTTAAAGGCTGCCCTGAACATAGATGAGTATGGGCAGGTTCAGTTGCCCTTATTTTGGGCATCAGCTGTCATTTCAGGTGGCCAATGCAAATTCCCAGCAGCCTCTAGAAGTATTCCCCCAGGTGTCGGCCTGTCTCTATGAACGGCTCCATTAGAGCTTGCAGTTGCCTGAACATACCTTCGACCACCCCCGACACCTTAAACGCCACCAGATGTTCTGTCTGAACAGCCCAGTCCTGCCCTCCATCTTCATTAATTGTCATGGCAGCTGGGACAAGGAGCTCACACGCAGGTGCCCATGTAGTGCCCACCTGAACGCCTGATTCAAGGGGAATCTCACCTCCTGTTGCTTTGCGTTGTGCATGGGAGGGAGCTGAGCCCACTTCGAGCCCCAGGACTGCCAGCCCACACAGGAGATGTGTCTATTTACTCAGCCGCGTCCGTTCCCTCAGCAGGGGTAAGGGAGAGCCCTCCTTGTAGCTGTCTGCTTGTCCTGTCTAGTGATGGGACAAGGAAAGGTGATCCTCATGCCCAAACCATTTCCTCATAGGAGAAGTAACAGTGCTGGGAAGAAGTGtctccctccagctgagggAGGGAACCTCAGGGATTCATTCAGCCCGTTTCACAGCAGGTTCCCCtggagccccagggacacctggagggagccgcgaggggcagagaaagggctgcctggggctgggcctctgctgctgagctgggctgggctcctgggacaaaggcagctgctggcaatgaggcagcgctgccgagagacagctctgcccaggagcagctcctctgccaagcgcagcagggctgagggcactgcctgcaggcaccgagggcagaggagccgggcagggagaggggaaaggcagcctgggctggggggatgctgggagcTGACTGCAGGGAAGGATCTTCACAGCCCTCTGCATGGTAAGTCTCTGGGTGGAGGAGAATGTAGCTGGTGTTCTGGGAGGGATATCCAAAAGCTGCTGCATCCCACAGCACAGGTGACCCTTGAGGAGGACTCTCACAGCTGCCCTTGCACAGGGGAGGAGGACGTGCTGAGGAGCAGGGCTTCCCTGCGGCACTGCCAGAGGGACGGGCACGGCGGCTGCCGTCACCCAGGGGTGGCTGCAGGGTGTGAACCCGGGGGTGCAGCAAtggctgcccagggctgtcctTGCGAGCAgggtccctgcagcccagggactgCGTGCCAGGGGTGGCACCGTGTCACCTGCCAGGCTCAGCACTCGGCCTGCCCAGGGAGCTGCCCGCGGCTCTACGAGGGAAGCTGTGGGTGGAAGGAGCAACCCCtggccgggcagggcagggtcctCCTTGTGTTTGGAGGGTGCTGCGTGGGGCAGTGTGGCTCACAAATCGAGCTCATGCTGGATCATTTCTGAGGGGACTTTTCATGAGGACATTCAGGGCAGGGGTTTTCTGCTTCagtctgtgcttttctgaatttgTGCTTCCACttgtctctggctctgcttggTGGGAATGGGAACACAGTTGTGTGGTTCTGAGAAAGGGCCGAGACCCCTAAAGCCTCACGCTGAGGCTTACTAGGCACTTGAGCAAGTGCCTTCACCCCCACCAGCCTACAGATAACAGCAGCCCCGCCTTTCCAGGTTCATCAGGGATGTGTGAGCAGTTCTTCCACCCCTGCACgcccagggcagctgcagggcagagctgtgcgcacaggggctgggctgggccctGGGAGCACCGGCAGGGAAGAGACGTGGGGCCAGAGAAACAGCTCCCGCCGGGACAGCTCCAGGCAGCAGAGACCTGggccgggagggagggaaatgCTAAGGGGAACCCTGCTGCAGGGGAGACATGGGCACCCCCCAGCCGCCCCTGCAGCGCAGGCGCCTTCCCTGAGCAGCACCCCCCGGGCCTCCTCTCCCGCCTAGCAAAGCCCTCAGCCAGCCCGTGGGGTCTAGGGTGTCAGGCACCCCCTCGTCCCTCTGCCAGCAGAAGAGATGAAGTGCATCTCTCCTGCCACGTGTCCATTTCCCGCTGACCAAGGCGGAGGGTGACTGCCCTGCACGACCACCGTCTGGGAGGCGGTGTGCcgtgctggggaagggaaatCCTTTCCCGGGtgcccctctgcctccctccttgcctccctcagctgctcttggTGCTGATGTCAGGCTCTCTGGGAACAGTAGTTGCAGCTGCAGAGTCTGGCACTGATCTTGTGGGTCCTCCCACTGAGATGTTTATGGCCATGAGGTGTCCCAGCTTTCCTCAAACCTGTGAAGCCCTGGGCAATGCAGCCTCTGAGGCTGGGAAATGAGCTGACCCTCCCTTAACCAGATGCCATCCCTAGCACAGCTGGCTGTCTCCTTGGGTGTCCTGCCAAACTGCGAGCTGCTTTCCAGGGGGCACAATGAGCCATGCGTGTGCTTGGCTAGAAGTGGGGTGCTGAGACCCTGAGAAAGGGTGAGACATTGAGTGGTCTGCAGTGGATgtctctgctctcagcagggTCTGGTGGCTTTTCAGGGTAACATGGGAGTGTGATTGCCTCTGATCTCAGACAGGTgcaagcacagagcagctggggacaaGGCGGAGGGACAGAACAGCTCCCCTCACTCTGCACTAAACCACGGGCAGTCCTCTTGCCTTGCAGGACTCGCTCTGTTTTCCCCGagtgcagcagaaatgctgaaggaTTCTGACATCCAAACACACTCgccaggggaggtggggggcagtTGTAGAAATAACCTCTCAAATCACCTTCTGCCATCCCTTTTCCTTAGCACTGGGAGTTGCAGATGCTGAGAGGCCCTTCTGTGCTGGAAGCAGTTCCATCTGACAAAGGCAAACAGCGGCACTGGCTCCTGCACCCACCGTCCCCATGAACTCTCTGCTGCAGAGCGGGGCTGACTCCTCGGCAGCCAGTGGGAAGAGACCCTGCTCCGCAGGGCGCActcagccagccccagcctgggctccagccacagagctgaaggaaggtctgctggagaaggaaaagggtgGCGGTGTGTAGCAAGGAGAAATAGCTGTGGTTTTGCTCAGAGAAGCCTGCCTTAACTTCCCACTCCATTTTGGACAGTGCCCCATGCGCAGAGGAGGGAAATGTCCAACAGCAGCTCCGTCACACAGTTCCTCCTCCTGGCGTTCACAGACacgcgggagctgcagctcctgcacttctggctctccctggccatctacctggctgccctcctgggcaacGGGCTCATCGTCACCGCCATCGCCTGCGACCACCGCCTCCACACccccatgtacttcttcctcctcaacctctccctcctcgacCTGGGCTGCATCTCCACcactctccccaaatccatggcCAATTCCCTctgggacaccagggacatCTCCTACGCAGGATGTGCTGCACaagcctttctgtttctctttttgataTCAGCAGAGTTTTATCTCCTGACGGTCATGGCCTACGACCGCTACATGGCCATCTGCACACCCCTGCACTACGGgaccctgctgggcagcagagcttgtgcccacatggcagcagctgcctgggccaCTGGGTTTCTCAGTGCTCTGCTGCACACGGCCAGTACATTTTCactgcccctctgccatggcaatgccctggagcagttcttctgtgaaatccccCAGATCCTCAAGCTCTCCTGCTCAGACACCTACCTCAGGGAGGTCGGGCTTCTTGGGGTCAGTGCCTGTGTTgtatttgggtgttttgttttcattgtgctgTCCTATGTGCAGatcttcagggctgtgctgaggatcccctctgagcagggacggcacaaagccttttccacgTGCCTCCCTCACCTGGCCGTGGTCTCCCTGTTTCTCAGCACTGCCATGTTTGCCTACCTAAAGCCTCcttccatctcctccccacccctggacctggtggtggcagtgctgtactCGGTGGTGCCTCCAGCCGTGAACCCCCTCATCTACGGCATGAGGAACCAGGAGCTCAAGGATGCAGTGTGCAAACTGATGACTGGAAGTTTTTCTGAAGCAATTAGCTGTCCATGTCCTTATGCATAGCACTTATAATGTATGTCATTACAGTCTCAGCCTGTCTTATGGAGGATTGGTGGTTgtggtgggtggttttttttcttgcttttacttgTGATAATGTTGTGTGCAAAGAAATGTTATTATTCGTACCATTTCTAATTGGGAAACTAATTTTCTAGTGTTACTCAGAGTCTTGAAATGAGAGACATATtctctgtgcatttaaaaaaataaaatgacccTGCAGTGACTTTTTTGTTTGGAAGACATGTTATAACATCTTGAAGAGAGGGAGGTGATTAGAGAAAGCCAACCTGGCTTCACAAAGGTCAAATTGTGCCTGGTGAATCTAGTGGCCCTCTGCCATGGAGtaactgcatcagtggacaagggaagagctacacaTGCCATCGATCTAGACTTCTGTAAGCCCTctgatatggtcccccacaacattCTTGCTCCTAAATTGGAGAGAGATCAATTTGACAAATGAACGTACAGGGACCGGGACTATTTAAggtcttcatcaatgacatagtcagggggattgagtgcaccctcagcaagttggcagatgacaccaagctgagtgggaCAGTTGGTCCACTTGAGGGgagggatgccatccagagggaccttggcaggcttgagaggtgggcctgtgggaacctcatgaaggtcaacaaggccaagtgcaaggtcctgcacctgggtcagggaaATGCCCACCGTCAGGAAAGGCTAGGAGATGAACggattgaaagcagccctgtaGAGAAATACTTGGGAATATTGGTGGGCAAATCTTGAACATGGgctggcaatgtgtgcttgcagcccagaaagccacgCATAACCTGGGCTGCCTAAAAAAACCATATCCAGCGGGTCGAGGAGGTAActctcccctctgctctgctctcctgagaccccacctgcagtactgcgtccagctctggggcccccagtacaagaaagacatggacctgtaAAAGCGGGTCAagggagggccacaaaaatggtgtgagggatggaacacctctcctctgaggaaaagctgagggagttggggttgttcagcctggagaagagaagggtcGAGGGAGACTGTATTGCcacctttcagtacttaaaggggggctataggaaagagagggagaggctATTTAACAAAGCCTGTAGTGAAAGGACGCGGGGTACTGGGCTGTgtgccaccagcttctctgcaAGACTCATGGACTGGAAGGTCTGTTGTTCCAGTCTCTTGGAACAGGCACTGAGGTGCTGGCTGGTTTCATGGCGAGGCCTCTCTCAAACACCTTGTAAAAGCCAGGGCTTTCAGGAAGATTGCGTACGTGAACTTTAGAAGGGCCTTAACATGGCCTCCGTGATACCCAGACTGGTGATAATCTGGACTAAAGAAGTAGCCGCTGAGGTGGGCGGGAGGTTGGCTGGATGATCAGGCTCAGATGCCATGGGTGGCACAGAGTCCTCCTTGCAGCCAGTCACTATCGGCATCTCTCCGTGACCAGCACCAAGTTCACCCTGCCTTGAGCAGGAGCGTTGGACGAAACAACATTCAGGTCTCTTCTAACCTGAGCTATTCTACGATTCAATGAAGCCTCTCCTTGGAGAGCTCTTGACGACAGAATAGGCcgaggaaggagaaaagacagagaagcagaagtaGGGAGATAAAATATGCCACTATGCATTGAGTAGTTCTTCTGAGCAATGTTTCTCCGTTTGAACTCTTGGTAAGAAACGTACTGTGATAAGTGGGTGCATAAAACCGTTCATGTACTGAGAGACAGCGCAATTAGCTTGCTAGTGTATAGCCTTGGTGCTGTTAAGAAAACAAGTATCAAAAAGGTCATGAAAATTCCTAAAAGTCCTAGCAATGCTGGAGAGGAGGACTTTTTCAGCTATTCCATTGAgttcttttctgcagaggttTCAAGAATTTCCTTCAATCTACATTCGCAGTTGGATTTGCTTCTCCACACAGAGGCTGCAAGTGCCCTGGGGTAGCTGAAGAAGCCGTGTGTGCCAAGGGATATGCTAGTCCTTCTGGAGCacgagctgctctgcaggcagagtacCTCGGGGTGGTGGGGAGCATCACCTGCCTCCAGCACTGCCGGGGCGGCTGAGCCGGGAcctctccagcacagcagcaagtTGTGCATGGCTGCTGGCTGTGAGGCCGTGTCTGCCTGGCCAGCAGTGGGGAGAGAGATACTTGGAGGTCTTCAGAGCCGTTACAATACAGCCCCCAACAAGATGTTAGTGTTAGGGATAGGGTTAGGATttggggttagggttagggttagtaTGAGTGTTAGTATTAGTTTTAAGTTTAGTTTTAGCGTTAGGGTTTAGGGTCAGGGTTAATtttaggggttagggttagttAATATTAGGTTAGTTTAAGGGTTAGGGTGaggcttagggttagggttagggttagggctaTGGTTTAGGGTCATTGTTAATTTTAGGATTGGTGTTAGGGatagggttagggttagggttagggttagggtttagggtcATTGTTAGTTTTAGGATTGGTGTTAGGGATAGGGTTTGTTTCGGGGTTAGCATTAGGTTTAGGGTTAGTATTTGAGTTTGTGTTCGGGATTACCAATCAGGGTTAGTGTTAGGGATAACATTAGTtgttagggttagggttagggataACGTTAGCTGTTACTCTTAGGGTTAGTTCTAGGTTTAGGGTTAGTGTTATGTGTAGGTGTTAGGGTTTGTGTTACAGTTAGCGTTACTGTTAGGGATCAGTTAGTGTTAGGTTTAGAGATAGGATTACCCTTTATGGTTAGCATGGGGCTTGGTTGAGGTTTAGGTTTAGTGGTTAGCATTAGGGTTATGTTTAGGGTTAGTTTTAGTGTTAGGTTATAGTTAGGTAAGTTAGGTTACAGGCAGTGCCCAACAACTCACAAGAAACTATGGATTGGCTCCTGCCTGGAGCTTgtttcttccccaccagaagctatttatggttgtctacatgggaagggatgaaattgcagcaaataaactGATTgcgctgacaaccctgagagtcatcttccatgagaagAAGTTCTGATGGGGGATTAAACTGCTTAGTTATCTGCGGCCTGATTTGCACGCTGGGCATGTCCTTGTAGTACGACCTGTCCAAGGCCTTGGTCTTTTCTCGTGAcaaaaggagagcagagaaggacagtaactgaccttcattgccctcaaGTCCAAATATACCAGAATTGAGGTTGATTTGGCCATACCACCTGTAGGAAAATCATCTGACAACTACTGgcctcttttctgctctttatcATTCTGCCTGTGGTTAcgtaaaagaggcagaaacaaagcagaaacatgttcagcaagtgggaaaaggttactatttgatcacacaatcaagtctaTCCAGATCCATACaccaatagcttgatggtaatCCTTGTTTTAGTTTCAGCTCTCTTAAATTCTCTAAACACATTTAACATAATATAAAcatatgtattttgcataacaaACACCATAACAGAAAATATCTCTCTCTCAGGTGGgtttctgctcatttcctacccataactctctaactttggccagtacacgactgctgaaaggtgctCTGGGAGGCACATCTCCTGCATTAGCTTGTCCTGTTACTGTTGAGAATGGCTTTGGTCTTGCGGCTGTCAAGCAAGAGGGAAAAACGATCAGCCTTGTGTAATCAAAGTGATGGGGAGTTGTGCGTTATATTCCCCCCTGAAAATTTACCTCCTCTTGGTCCGGATGAAGGCAGatggtaaggcttggctctctctacagccagctgcctctgacctcgAGGAAGGATCTTGCCATGTTTTGCTGACAGAGAATTTCTGGCAGctgccccctgtccccagcgAGGATCACAATCGTTCTGATGAACGAGAAGCGTAAAGCAAGAAGGTAAATAATTACAAGCAGTTCATTGCACGGAACTGTCGGTGCTGTTTCCAATTAGTGAATACGTTTCCTCTACAggtgcagtaaaatacacccACGGCACAGAGCGGCAGCCAGTTCTGCCCATCAGCGCACACCAGCTCCACCCGGTATTTTGAGCCAAGtggaaggaagactagaataatagcagaaGCTACAACTTTAAGTTAAAACCATGCCGGCACTCTGCAGAACCTGAGCCTGACCCACCtgtcagcacccacaagttT from the Phalacrocorax carbo unplaced genomic scaffold, bPhaCar2.1 SCAFFOLD_54, whole genome shotgun sequence genome contains:
- the LOC135311165 gene encoding olfactory receptor 14J1-like, which encodes MSNSSSVTQFLLLAFTDTRELQLLHFWLSLAIYLAALLGNGLIVTAIACDHRLHTPMYFFLLNLSLLDLGCISTTLPKSMANSLWDTRDISYAGCAAQAFLFLFLISAEFYLLTVMAYDRYMAICTPLHYGTLLGSRACAHMAAAAWATGFLSALLHTASTFSLPLCHGNALEQFFCEIPQILKLSCSDTYLREVGLLGVSACVVFGCFVFIVLSYVQIFRAVLRIPSEQGRHKAFSTCLPHLAVVSLFLSTAMFAYLKPPSISSPPLDLVVAVLYSVVPPAVNPLIYGMRNQELKDAVCKLMTGSFSEAISCPCPYA